TGTTAAAAGCGAAGAGAAAGCCTCTAAGCTCAATTGGTTAATGATCGGCTTGCTTAAAGCGTACTGCTTTCTATTTAGGAAAAAATTGGTTCTGATCCCTGGAAATGGTTACGGGTTTGCCGCTTTGAAAAACAAGCTCTTCCAACATGTTCCTGGCCTGGCGTTTATTTCCCCCTGTCCGGAGAAGTTCAGCCGGTCGCCGTTTAAATATCTGACTCTTTTTATTTATGGGATCTTCAATAAACATTTTTGGTTTGATTTTAACGGTGGCGTGTCGGGTGGCGGACTTAAAGATAAATTGACGACAATTTTTCGGGGAACTAAGGTCTTTGATTATAAAGGAGTGGCACTGGCGCCGATCGTTGAAGGGAAAGTTGTTGGGGCGATTGCCCCTTATTTTGCCGAACTTAGCGGCCAGCTCTCGGCCCTGAAAAGCGTGGTAAAGGAGCTGGGGATCAGATTGGTCATTTCGCCGTTTTCCCGCGGGTTCTGGTACGGGGCGGGGGAGTTTTCCCGCCAGGCGGGGATCAAATCCCTGTTTGTGTCCCATGGCGCGCACCCGGTCCCGGTCGACGAGATCCATGAAATGGAGCTGGTCGAATTATGCCGCGGTTTTATGTTGAGCGAATACACTGACGTCGCGCTGGCGACCCCGGTTCAGGAAGAACATTTCCATTATTTTAAGAGAAAATACTCCTGGGTCAAGGCCAACGAAATCAAAACCGGCCCTTTAATATTTGCCGATCTTTCCGGAATAGAAAAAAATAAGGCCAAACTTAAGCTTGGTCTTTTGCCCGAAGAAACAATCATTACTCATGCGGTTTCCAATAAAAAACGCGGCGGCGAGAGATATTATTTCCTGGAAACCTTTGATGAATATCTCGCCAGTCTCTCGGACTTAATCTCAACGGTCAATAAACTCCCGCTGGTTCACCTGGTCGTCAGGCCCCATCCTGGATTCGAATTAAATGATGAAGAGTTGAAGCGGTTGTTGCCGCGCTCGAATAAAATTACAATCAGCTGCCAAGGACCATTTTCCGAAGTTCTGGCGGCGACCGATATTTTTGTGAGTTATTCTTCGACCGCGATTGATGAATCTATGCTTAATGGCAGGCCGGTCATTTTGTATGATAAATGGGATCGGTACAATCATTTTAAGCTGTCGGTTTATCGGACCGGTGAAATAGTGTCGCCGATTGTTTATACCAATAGCTTAATGGGACTACGTTCGGCGATTAATGAATATCAAAAAATTAGCGCAGAGGGTCGTTTCGCGGGTTTTGATCTCAAACCTTATAAATATGAAGCCAACCATGAAAATAATTTGTATGAATATGTGGAAAATGTTTTAAATAAGAGAGAGGTGCCGAGATGAAAATTGTTGCCTTTGTCCCATCGCGATTGAACAGTGAACGGATCCCGTCCAAGAACGTCAAATTGCTGGGAGGGGTGCCGCTGATCAACTATTCCCTGCGGGCGTTGAATAAAGTAAAAGCTCTTAACGAGCTGGTCCTTTTTGCTTCGGAGCCGAGCATTGCAAAATATATTGACGCCGATTTGAAGTATACTTTTCTGGAACGGCCGAAGTCGCTCGATACCCAGACCGCGACGATCCAGGATATCATCGGCGAATTCCTGAAGCTTTCTGACGCCGACATTCTTGTCCTGCTTCACATCACTTCGCCGTTTCTTAAGCCGGCGACGATCGCGGAATGCATCGAGAAGGTCGTTTCCGGCGAGTATGATTCCGCTTTTACCGCTTATGCCTTTAAGAAGTTCGCCTGGTTTAGAGGGCAGCCGCTTAATTATTCGCTTGACTTGCCGACGCCGCGGACCCAGGACATCGATCCGGTCGTGATTGAACAATCGTCCTTATACGTTTTCCGGCGGGAACTGTTCATGACCCGCCGCCGGCGGATCGGCGATAAGCCTTTCATCAAGAACATCGATCATTTCGAGGGGCACGACATTGACACGCCGGAAGATTTTGAGATCGCCGAACTGCTGGTCAACGCCGGCTTTTTTCAACCACTAAAATGATTATTAAAAAAGAAGTTATCTTCGATCGGTCCCGTTATCCGCTCCTGATCGGCCGGGGGGTCGTGGGGGAGCTGGCCGGGCTCCTTTTGGAACGGACCAAAAACCGCGACGTCGTGATCGTTTATGATAATTATTTTGAAGCGTCAATTAACGATAAGCTGGCCGCTAGCCTGCGCGCCGCCGGTTTCCGCGTCCTTCTTCATCCGCTTGAAGGAGGGAAGATCAACAAAAACATCAACGAGGCGCTCAAGATCTACGGTCTCCTGGAAAGCCAGGACTTTTCCCGCGATTCGACGCTGATCGCGGTCGGCGGCGGGGTGGTCGGCGACCTGGGGGGCTTTGTCGCTAGCACCTATTTGCGCGGCCTCAATCTGGTCCATATTCCGACGACCCTGATGGCGATGATCGACAGCAGCCTGGGGGGGAAGGTCGCCATCAATTTCCGTAAAACGATCAATGCCATCGGCAGTTATTACCATCCGATTATCAACCTGATCGATTTGGATTTTATCGACGCCCTGCCGCCCCGCGATTACCGGGCGGGCTTGGCCGAAGCGATCAAGGCCGCGATCATTGCCGACGCTAAATTCTTCCAGTTCCTTTTGGACCGGCGGGCCGCGATCCTGAAGAAAGAGGAAGCCGATCTGCTGAAAGTGATCGAACGGTCGATCGAGATCAAGATCGAGCACGTGACCGGCGACGTTCATGAGGGCGGGTCGCGGTTAAAGCTTAATTACGGCCACACGCTCGGCCACGCGATCGAAGTTTCGACCGTGACCGATAAAGGGGAGAGCTACCGCCACGGTGAAGGGGTCGCGCTGGGGATCATGGCGGCGGCGTATCTTGCCCAGCGCCACTTGAGCTTGAAGCCGGCGGCGGCTTTGGCCCAACAAAATATTTTTGAACAATACCAACTGCCGGTCGCCGTTGAATCGGCCAAGATCGGCTTTGAGCGGGGGGCGCTGATCGAAGAGTGTCTCCGCAACGTTAAGAAGGACAAGAAACGGAAAGATCACGTTATCAGAATGATCTTGGCCAGCGAGATCGGCCGGAGCGCCGTTTACAATGACGTGCCGTTCACTTTGATCGAGCAAGCCTTCCAAGCGATCGTTAAATAGAGGAGTGTAATATGGAAAAAGAAATGTTGAAAGATAAAGTTTGCGTCATTACCGGAGCGGGAAAAGGGATCGGCCTAGAGACGGCGAAGCTTTTCTACCGCGAAGGGGCGAAGCTGGCTTTGATCTCGCGCGATCCGGCCGACCTGGCCGGCTTTAACGAAGACCGGGTTTTGACCTATGCCGGCGATGTTGGCGATGAGAAGACAGTCGTCGATTTCGTTGCCAAGAGTTTGGCCAAGTTCGGCCGGTTTGACGTCCTGGTCAACAACGCCGGGATCCGTTTCCGCAAACCGTTCCTGGAGATCGGGACCGAAGAGTGGCAGAAAGTTATTAACACCAACCTTGGCAGTGTTTATTTGCTCTGCCGTGAAGTCGGCCGGCAGATGGTCAAGCAAAAATCAGGCAAGATTGTCAATCTCGCTTCGGTCATCGGGACCCTGGGACTGCCGGATCTGTCCGCTTACGGTGCTTCGAAAGGGGGGATCATTACCTTGACCAAGTGCCTGGCGGTCGAATGGGCGGAACATCACGTTAACGTCAATGTGATCGCTCCCGGTTTTTGCGAAACTTCCTACGCCGAGAATTTTAAAAAGAAAACTGAACTGTACGATTTTACTTTAGAGCGGACGCCGCAAAAGAAATGGGGGAAAGCCGGGGATATTGCCAATGCCTGCTTGTATCTGGCCTCCTCAATGTCCGATTACGTGACCGGTGAAGTCTTAAGCGTCGATGGCGGCTGGAGCGCCTGGTAAGAGGAGGAGATCATGAAAATATTAAAAAAAGTTATTTCTGACATATTTTTAAAAGCGCAATACCGGATAAGTCAATTGGCCTTGAACAATCGCCGCCTGAAATACCAATATTTGAGATTGGCTGTTTTTTTGGGTGACCTTGGCTTCCAACCGCCGTTGGCTTCTTTGGATTTGGCGAAACGGTGGGAGAAACAGGGGACCGAAGGGAGTGCCGATCGTCCGGAAACTTACATCAAGGAGGACAATTCCCTGGTCGAACTCTTCAAAGAGGTCCTGCCGTATCTGAATAAAGAGAGCAAGATCCTGGAGCTTGGCTGTAATGTCGGCCGGTCGCTGAACTATCTCCATAAGCTTGGCTTTAAAAACCTGACCGGGATCGAGATCGGTCCCAAAGCGGTCGAAATGTCCCGGACGGTTTTTCCAGAAATGGCGCGCGACAGCAAGCTGATCGTCGGGAGCGCGCCGCTGGAGATTAAAAAACTGCCGACCGCCGAATACGATCTGGTCTTTTGCCACTCGGTCTTGGTCAATATTCATCCAAAATATAATTATCTCTTTAAGGAAATGTCGCGGGTTAGCAAGAAATTGGTCCTGATTCTGGAGAACGAAGGGAGCCTGTTTGCTTATCCCCGCGATTTTCAGAAATCATTTGAGCGGGTCGGCTTGAAGATGGTGATGAGCAAGATTTTTGCCGAAGGATGCCGGCAATTTCCGGACCCTTACGAAGAAAAAGACATTTACAGCAACAATACGATCCGGCTATTTGCCAAGGATAAAAGTCATTGAACAGTTGCTTTTATCAGTTAAATAGTTGGGGGGTCCTCGTTTTTTTCTTCTCCAAGGAAAAAGGGAGTTATTTCCGTGCGACCAGCCAGGGGCAAAAATTAATTAAAGCCTTGAAGTTAGAGGATCGTTTACAGCCGTTAGACTTCCATTTTTACGAATTAATGGAAGCTGATGGCAGTTCGTCCTTCCCGGCAGTTTATCAGCACGATCTGTTAGCCATTATCAATGAAGTGGAAAAGGGGATCGGACGGAATGAATTCGTGAAACGGTTTGGGACGCTCTTCGGCGAGCCGGAAAAAACGGCCCTTTTCTTCAAGAAGCATGCCGATAACTTGCTCGAGCGGCAGGTCATCGTCTTAAAAGCGCTGGCGCGAACGGCAAAAGTCGATGGTCTTCAATATCATCTTCCCTGGTCCCCATTTGTTCCCGCCTTGGCGGAGTACGCGGCTAAGAAGTACGGGATCGCGGTGGTCAGCCGTTATTCGTTGGCCGATCTTTTTTCCCAATTGGTGAAACTCGGGCATGTAATCTGGATGTTTATTAAAGGTTGGGCGCTTGCTTTGTTCGGATCATTCCGTCCGGCAGGAGTTAAGGCGTTGCTCGGCAACCTCTACACTTTGAAGGGCTTTGCTTTCACTGATGACAAACGTTCCGATTTCCCTTGGCTTCTGCAGTTTCCCGGAGAAAAAGCTCTGCTCTATTTTGAACGGAAAGATTTGCCGGTCACCGGGGCAATGGTAGAGGAACTAACCAGCCGGAAGATCAAAGCGGCGGCCCTGACGGCGAAAGCGACCGCGACCGCTGAAGTTCCGGTCTATCGGCCGTCGCCCGACTTTATTGAGAAGAGTAAGCTGATATTCAAAACTATTTATTATTATTTTCGTTATGGGGGCGGGCTTCGTCCTTTAAATTATCTGATCTGGTCGCTCCGGTTTATCGCCGAATACGCCCGTTATCATGATTTTTATCTCCAGCAGGGGATCAAAGTGAACGTTGACTTTGTTGATTTTGATCCCTACCGGATCGCGCGGCATTTGGCTGTCGCGGCGAATGGCGGAATTGGGGTCAGTTATCAGAATTCCAACTGGCCGCTCCCTAATCCGATTCTGGCTTCGGGCGCGGATGTTCTTTTTCTTTTTGGCCCTTATTACCTGGCCCGCCAGCGGGCGGTCGGCTCGCGTTGCGGCCGCTATCTCTATTCCGGCTACCTGACCGATTATTCTTTCCCCGCCGCGCGGACCAAGGGAGGGGAACTAAGGAAGAAACTGCAAGCCAAGGGGGCGAAGTTCATTATTTGTTACTTTGACGAGAACTCATCAGACGATAGCTTAAGCCTTATTCCCAACGACCGGAGCGCCGAGGTTTATCGGCGGTTGCTTTCCGCGGTCTTAGCCGACGGATCTTTAGGTTTGATCTGCAGTCCGAAGCGTCCCAAGACTTTGCTCAATAGGATACCGGAAGCAGCCGGCCTGATCGACCAGGCCAAAGCGACCGGCCGCTGCGTCTTTCTTGATGGTCAATATGGGACCGAGAGTTATCCGGCCGAGCCGTCACAGGCGGCCGACCTGACGATCACCCTTCTGCTTGGAGGGACGACTGCTTTGGAATGCTTTCTGGCCGGGTCGCGGGTCGTTTATCTCGACCTGGAAAAACTTTATTCATATGAAGAATATCAGTGGGGAAAAGGGACCCTGGTCTTTGACGACCTTGAAGCTTTAATGTCGGCCATCGGCCAGGTCCGCCGCGATCCGAGCGTTGAGATCGGCCGGGCGAGCCGAATCCCTAACCTGAAAGAAAAAGATCCGTTTCAAGACGGCCAGGCGGCTAAAAGAATGGCCAAATATTTGGAATGTTTGTTGGATGCGTTCAATCAAGGGAAAGGGCGCAATGAGGCGTTGTTGTTTGCCGACGAACAATTCAAGAAAACGTGGGGGAGTGACAAGGCAATTAATGGGTTTAATTAGAAAGATATTCATTGTGCCGGACGCGCATCGCGCGCAACAGCTGTTTTTAAGCAAAAAGGAGCTGGCTGGCCCTGCGCTTCTTGTCTTAGTAACGGACAGGGAGCAAGCCGCGGCTATTTTGGATATCTGCCGGATTAAAAAAGCGGTGAATGTTTGTGATCGTCCTCTGGCGGAGACGGAGCGCTTCTTGGCGGAGTATATCGATTTGATCGGGGATGTTAATTCCAAATATCAAAGCATTAAATGGTGGAGCTACAGTCTCTCTTCGAAAGATTACGTCTCCTCGAGTTTTTTTGACGAGCTTTATAGGACGATTTGTCTTGCCAAGAAGATAAAATGTTCAGGTGCGGAACCTATTGTCGTGGTCGCGGATTCGCCGAGAGTCGCCAGGCAGCTAAAATATTTATGCGAAAAGGATAATAAGCGGGTGATATTGTTTGGCTTCCGGAGCTGGCTGTGTGTTTTATTGTTTTCTTTGTCCAGACAGATGTTTTCTTCGGCGTTGTTCTTGCTGAAACAGTACTACCGAATTATTGTTTGTTCTATGTTCTTACATCGGAGGAAGTTGTTTGGGTCTAAAATGAATGGGGGAAAACGATATGTGATCAGGAGTTGGGCGACCATTGTTTCGTTATCTTCCTCCCCTTATCAGGACCTTTATTTTGGCTCGCTTGAAAACGATTTAAAAAGTAAACGGTTGAACGTTGAAATGCTTGTTGGTGTGCTTGGTGATTTTATTGCGGCAGTAAAATTAATGAGGGCTGACGGGAGACCTTTGCCGCAGGAAATATTGCTTCGTTTGATCGATCCCATTTTAGCTTTATTCTATTGTCGATTAAAGCCGTGCAAGATCAAGGGGCCTGTATATTTTCAAGACATCGATGTCTTTTTGCTCCTGAATTCTTGTCTTGCTTATGAGCGTTCCTGCGGACAGGATCTGCACAATATGCTTTATTATTGCCTGGGCAAAAGATTGGCTCGACATTATAGGCCGGATACTTGTATTTTTAGCCATGAGAATTACCCATGGGAGAAAATGCTGATCCTTGGGCTAAGAGCGACAGCCAAGCCTTTTATTATTGGGTACCAGCACAGTGTGCTTTATCAGGCGCTGACAAGCGTTCTTTTGGGCCGTAATGAAAAGGATTTTATTCCATTACCAGATCGGATCGTGACCGTGGGGAACATTACCAGGGATTATCTGGTAAAAGAGGGGCATTATCCACCGGCAAGATTGCGGTCTGGTTGTTCTCTTTCTGCTGTTAAGCTCGGGCCCGTGATCAAGTCAAGGTCAATGAGCAAAAATCTATTGGTTGTGCTTGGCTGTTATCCAAGGGCTAAAGAAATGCTAGAATTTGTAATTTCTTCTCTAAAAAAGAGCGATTTTCAATTGATAATCAGGCCGCACCCGGCCGCTCCATTGGCCGGTTACATTGACAGCCTGGCGTTTGATCTTAAGGCTTTAAAGAATATCGAGATCTCGTCCAGCCCGCTGGCAAAGGACCTCGAAAGGTCTTTTGCCGTTCTCTACGATGGAAGTAAAGTTGCCTTGGAGGCGATGGGGGTGGGTTTGCCGGTCATTAAGATCAGCCATTTTCATGATATAATTAGTTATGATCCTCTTATAAATTTCCCCTTGAATAAATTGAAGGCGGGATCAGAAAAATCGCTTGTTACCTTGCTTAACGAAATAGCTTTAAAGGGTGAAAACGAAGATCAAAAAATCAAAGCGCAGCGGTATTACAGAGAATATCTGGGACAAAAAGGCGAAGAATGTTTCAGCTTGTTTTTAAGATAGGAGAGGCATAAATGCTGGAAAATATTGTCGAAGAAAGTCGAATAGTTAAAGTCAGTCCGGACTTTATCGAGGTCCTTGGGACTGATCGGTTTGAGGATACTAACCGGCTGTTTGGCGAAAAATTCGCGCTGTATCGAAAGGCCTGGTCGGAAAATCCCGCGAAAAATATTGTGGCTGATTTCCCGCTTCATATTGATATCGAAACCTCCAACACCTGCAACCTTAGGTGTTCAATGTGCCAGATCCCTTTTGGGAAGATGGTCCAGGGCTATATGAGTAAGGAGCTTTATAAAAAGATACTTGATGAAGTTAAGGATAATTTTCTCCCTTCGGTAAAGTTTAATTTCCGGGGCGAACCGTTAATGCACCCCGAGATAATTGATTTTGTAAAACTGGCAAAAGAGGCCGGGGTCCTTGAAGTCCAGTTCAACAGTAATGGCTCTCTTTTGACCGATGAGTTATCAAAGGGCCTTATAGAAGCGGGGCTTTCAAGGATCAAGTTTTCCGTTGATGGAGTTACGCCAGCTGTTTATAACTCGATCCGCAGGGGGACCAGCTATGATGTGACCATTCCTAAGATCCTTCGTTTTATAGAGATCAGAAACTTATTGGGCAAAAAGTTGCCGAGCGTCCAGGTGCAAATGGTTTATATGTCGTCAAATAGCCAGGAAGCGGCCGATTATATAAAGTTTTGGGAAGATAAAGCTAATCGAATAGGCTTTTCTCGCTATCGAAGCAATTATAATAATATCGGCGAGTCAGCAAACGTAACCCCTTTAAGCAAGGAAAGGATTCCTTGTCCTCAGTTATGGCAGCGTTTGGTGGTTTTGTGGGATGGTGTTGTTTTGATGTGTTGCGGCGACCATCAAATGAGAAATCCTGTTGGCGACGCGCGAACGCAAACCATTGCTGATATCTGGAAAGGCGAGAATATGAAGCGGATGCGGGATTTGCACCGGCAATGTAAGTTTGACCAGATCGCTGCCTGTAAAGATTGCCAGGTTAATTATTTGTAATTATGAAACAAGATGCCTTTCCTTTGCTAGTTGCGGAGATAGCGAATTGCCACGCCGGCAATGATGATTATCTTTTGGAACTTGTTGCTGGGCTCTGCCAAACGTCGGCGGACGCGATAAAGTTTCAATTGATTATTGCCGACGAATTATTGGCTCCTCATCATTCTCAATATTCTTTGTTTAAATCCCTTGAGTTTTCTTCTTCTTTTTGGAAAAAAATTGTGGGGCGGGTCAAAGCGGCGAATAAAAAAGTCGCCTTTGATGTCTTTGGCGATCGTTCATTGGAATTAGCCGTTGGCTTGAATGCCGATTTGTTTAAGATCTATGCCAGTGATGTTGATGATCTCCCATTTATTAAAAAGGTTATTGGGTTAAAGAAGAAGGTTTTTGTTTCTACCGGAGGCGCGGAGCTAAAAGAGATCGAAAAAATCATTAAACTGCCTGGCAGCAATAATATTTGTTTTCTGCTTGGCTTTCAGTCTTTCCCGACCCCGCTAGAGGAGGCGCACCTGAACAGGCTTGAGTATCTGCGTGAGCATTACGGTTGCAGCGTCGGTTTTATGGACCATGGCGATGCCCGGGATCTTTTTGCCACTATCTTGCCTTGTCTGGCTGTGTCCAAGGGTGCTTGCGTTGTGGAAAAACACGTCTATCTCGCGAATAGAAAAAAAACTTATGATTGGCAGTCGGCTATTGATTTCCATGAATTGGACAAACTTCGTGCTTTATTAATCAGAACGCGAGCCGCTTGCGGTTCGGGAGACTTTAACCTCACTAAGCTTGAAAAAGAGTATTTTATAAAAAAGAGGAAGCTTGCTGTGGCGGCGCGGGATATTGAAGCTGGCGAGAAACTAAAAAATGATTTGGTTGCTTTTAAGCTTGGCGAGGTGGCTGGTGGTGAAAAAAGTCTTTATCGAAAGGGAATTACTGATTATTTAGGCAAGAATTTTAGGCGCGGTGTAAAAAAAGACGATATTCTATTGAAAAATATGTTCACGAAAGGGAGAAAAAAATGATGAAAACTGTGAAAAAACGAGAAGCCCGGGGGATCGAAGAGAAGTTAAGGGCCGATAGGTTCAAGGACGACTTTTTTTCTTTGCTTGAGGAAGATGTCAATGAATTAATAAATCCTTATCGTGCTTCGTTCGCTAAAATCAATTGCCCGTGTTGCGATCGGCAAGATACCCGCGAGGCGTTCGTGAAAGGACAGTTCTCTTTTCACGCTTGCCCAGATTGCGATACGCTCTTTATCAATCCCCGTCCGACTAAAAAGACGCTGGATAATTTTTATATCAATTCGAAGGCGATCGCGCTGTTTACTAGGGAATTAATGAAAAACGAAAAATCCAGGACAAAATATATTTTTGAGCGGCGCGCCCAGCAGGTGCTTGAGTTTTTAGGCGGTGTTGGCAAGACGGACGGCCGACTGGTTGAGATTGGCTGCAGTATCGGGACTTTTCTGGAAATTATTAAAGAAAAAAGTAAATTTTCCCTTGAGGGGGTTGATCCCGACGATGCGGCTTGCTGCGCTTGCTCCTTAAAGGGGATCAAGGCGCATAAAACAACGCTCGAAAGCTTCAAGGCCCCATCGTCACTTTACGATATCGCTCTCAATTTTGAAACGATCGAACATGTTTTTTCCCCATTTAAGTTCCTCCTTAAAATAAACCAATTGTTGAAAAAAGGGGGCTACATCGGATTTACTACTCCCAATCGGCATGGTTTTGATATGCTGGCTTTAGGTCGGTCGTACAAAAATATTCACGGGCCGTGCCATCTTAATTATTTCAATGTCGATACGATCGATCTGTTGCTGGAGCGGACCGGTTTCAAGGTGGTCAAGAAGATGACGCCAGGGATATTGGACGTTGAAGTTGTCAGGAAACAGATCCTGGCCGGCGTTGCGCCGGCGATGCCGCCGTTTATCGAATATCTCGCCCGCGAAGCGGACGATCAGCAACGGAGTAATTTTCAGAAATATTTGAGCAATAATCGCTTAAGCGGCAATATGCTGGTGTTTGCTAAAAAAACCGGGAAAGGTGGATAAAAATATGAAATTACTTTTTGTTTACATGAACGCGACGATGAGGGGGTCGTTTCCGATCGGTCTGACCAATCTGGCAAGTTATTTGAAATCGCTCGGGCATGAGATTGAGATCTTTGATACGACCTTTTACCGCCAGTACGCGGAAAAGAACCGGAACAAAGTGGGGGAAAAATTCGGTTTATATAAACCGATCGAAAATCCCGTCGATTTTAAGTATCTCGATTCGGATGCCGAGACGGATCTTCTGCGGAAGATCCGGGAATTCAAGCCTGACCTGGTGGGCTTTTCCATCCTTTCGGCTAATTATTATCATGCCATTAAATGGTCCCGTAAAATCAAAGAAGTTTTTCCTGGTCTGCCGGTCATTTACGGTGGATTGCATCCTTCGATCTGTCCCGATCAGGTGATCGCCGAGCCGTCGGTCGATATGATCTGTCTCGGCGAGGGGGAATACGCCCTGGATGAGCTTCTGCGCCGTATTGAAATGAAGCAGGACATCGCGGACGTCAGGAATATCTGGGTCAAACGGGACGGACATATCTATAAAAATTCTTTGCGAGAACTGATCTCGCTTGATAAGCTGCCTGTTTTGGACTGGAGCCTTTTTTCTGAACAGCACATTTATGCCCCTTTGAATGGCCGGATGCGCCGGATCGGGTCGGTCGAGTTTAGTCGGGGCTGTCCGTACACATGCAATTACTGTTCGTGTACCGCTTTGCGAAATTTAACAGCCCCACAGAAATATTTGCGGCATAAAAGTATTGACCGGGCGATCGAAGACCTGATTATCCTGAAAGAGAAGTATAAAGTTGAGATGTTTTACTTTTTAGACGAGACCTTTTTGTCTATGGAGTTGAGTTTATTTAAAGATCTAGCCAAATTATACAAGCGCGAGGTGGGGCTTCCTTTTTACGCGATGACGCATCCCCACTCTGTTACCGAAGAAAAAGCCAAGATCGTCGATGATATGGGTTGTTATCTGATGACGATCGGGATCGAAGTCGGCAATGAAAAGTTCCGCGGCGAAGTCCTGAACCGGCGGGTCCCCAATACCAAGATCATTGAGGCTTTTGATATTTTTCA
This window of the Candidatus Margulisiibacteriota bacterium genome carries:
- a CDS encoding acylneuraminate cytidylyltransferase family protein translates to MKIVAFVPSRLNSERIPSKNVKLLGGVPLINYSLRALNKVKALNELVLFASEPSIAKYIDADLKYTFLERPKSLDTQTATIQDIIGEFLKLSDADILVLLHITSPFLKPATIAECIEKVVSGEYDSAFTAYAFKKFAWFRGQPLNYSLDLPTPRTQDIDPVVIEQSSLYVFRRELFMTRRRRIGDKPFIKNIDHFEGHDIDTPEDFEIAELLVNAGFFQPLK
- the aroB gene encoding 3-dehydroquinate synthase, which codes for MIIKKEVIFDRSRYPLLIGRGVVGELAGLLLERTKNRDVVIVYDNYFEASINDKLAASLRAAGFRVLLHPLEGGKINKNINEALKIYGLLESQDFSRDSTLIAVGGGVVGDLGGFVASTYLRGLNLVHIPTTLMAMIDSSLGGKVAINFRKTINAIGSYYHPIINLIDLDFIDALPPRDYRAGLAEAIKAAIIADAKFFQFLLDRRAAILKKEEADLLKVIERSIEIKIEHVTGDVHEGGSRLKLNYGHTLGHAIEVSTVTDKGESYRHGEGVALGIMAAAYLAQRHLSLKPAAALAQQNIFEQYQLPVAVESAKIGFERGALIEECLRNVKKDKKRKDHVIRMILASEIGRSAVYNDVPFTLIEQAFQAIVK
- a CDS encoding SDR family oxidoreductase; the protein is MEKEMLKDKVCVITGAGKGIGLETAKLFYREGAKLALISRDPADLAGFNEDRVLTYAGDVGDEKTVVDFVAKSLAKFGRFDVLVNNAGIRFRKPFLEIGTEEWQKVINTNLGSVYLLCREVGRQMVKQKSGKIVNLASVIGTLGLPDLSAYGASKGGIITLTKCLAVEWAEHHVNVNVIAPGFCETSYAENFKKKTELYDFTLERTPQKKWGKAGDIANACLYLASSMSDYVTGEVLSVDGGWSAW
- a CDS encoding class I SAM-dependent methyltransferase is translated as MKILKKVISDIFLKAQYRISQLALNNRRLKYQYLRLAVFLGDLGFQPPLASLDLAKRWEKQGTEGSADRPETYIKEDNSLVELFKEVLPYLNKESKILELGCNVGRSLNYLHKLGFKNLTGIEIGPKAVEMSRTVFPEMARDSKLIVGSAPLEIKKLPTAEYDLVFCHSVLVNIHPKYNYLFKEMSRVSKKLVLILENEGSLFAYPRDFQKSFERVGLKMVMSKIFAEGCRQFPDPYEEKDIYSNNTIRLFAKDKSH
- a CDS encoding radical SAM/SPASM domain-containing protein, encoding MLENIVEESRIVKVSPDFIEVLGTDRFEDTNRLFGEKFALYRKAWSENPAKNIVADFPLHIDIETSNTCNLRCSMCQIPFGKMVQGYMSKELYKKILDEVKDNFLPSVKFNFRGEPLMHPEIIDFVKLAKEAGVLEVQFNSNGSLLTDELSKGLIEAGLSRIKFSVDGVTPAVYNSIRRGTSYDVTIPKILRFIEIRNLLGKKLPSVQVQMVYMSSNSQEAADYIKFWEDKANRIGFSRYRSNYNNIGESANVTPLSKERIPCPQLWQRLVVLWDGVVLMCCGDHQMRNPVGDARTQTIADIWKGENMKRMRDLHRQCKFDQIAACKDCQVNYL
- a CDS encoding N-acetylneuraminate synthase family protein, yielding MKQDAFPLLVAEIANCHAGNDDYLLELVAGLCQTSADAIKFQLIIADELLAPHHSQYSLFKSLEFSSSFWKKIVGRVKAANKKVAFDVFGDRSLELAVGLNADLFKIYASDVDDLPFIKKVIGLKKKVFVSTGGAELKEIEKIIKLPGSNNICFLLGFQSFPTPLEEAHLNRLEYLREHYGCSVGFMDHGDARDLFATILPCLAVSKGACVVEKHVYLANRKKTYDWQSAIDFHELDKLRALLIRTRAACGSGDFNLTKLEKEYFIKKRKLAVAARDIEAGEKLKNDLVAFKLGEVAGGEKSLYRKGITDYLGKNFRRGVKKDDILLKNMFTKGRKK
- a CDS encoding class I SAM-dependent methyltransferase, yielding MKKREARGIEEKLRADRFKDDFFSLLEEDVNELINPYRASFAKINCPCCDRQDTREAFVKGQFSFHACPDCDTLFINPRPTKKTLDNFYINSKAIALFTRELMKNEKSRTKYIFERRAQQVLEFLGGVGKTDGRLVEIGCSIGTFLEIIKEKSKFSLEGVDPDDAACCACSLKGIKAHKTTLESFKAPSSLYDIALNFETIEHVFSPFKFLLKINQLLKKGGYIGFTTPNRHGFDMLALGRSYKNIHGPCHLNYFNVDTIDLLLERTGFKVVKKMTPGILDVEVVRKQILAGVAPAMPPFIEYLAREADDQQRSNFQKYLSNNRLSGNMLVFAKKTGKGG
- a CDS encoding radical SAM protein; this encodes MKLLFVYMNATMRGSFPIGLTNLASYLKSLGHEIEIFDTTFYRQYAEKNRNKVGEKFGLYKPIENPVDFKYLDSDAETDLLRKIREFKPDLVGFSILSANYYHAIKWSRKIKEVFPGLPVIYGGLHPSICPDQVIAEPSVDMICLGEGEYALDELLRRIEMKQDIADVRNIWVKRDGHIYKNSLRELISLDKLPVLDWSLFSEQHIYAPLNGRMRRIGSVEFSRGCPYTCNYCSCTALRNLTAPQKYLRHKSIDRAIEDLIILKEKYKVEMFYFLDETFLSMELSLFKDLAKLYKREVGLPFYAMTHPHSVTEEKAKIVDDMGCYLMTIGIEVGNEKFRGEVLNRRVPNTKIIEAFDIFHNKTKVLPSAFAMIGLPFETRELIFDTIELFRRCKPATYSVGIFQPFMGSKLRQVCVDNGFFDPTGDTYEYPSETSVLTMPQLPKAEIERLYRTFMLYTKVDKDLFPLVKKAEDDDVLLAELISQYQQGKS